The following are encoded together in the Geoalkalibacter sp. genome:
- a CDS encoding DNA topoisomerase codes for MDKALILTEKRNVALDFRNALEPAAVPGEFHIEGERYLIFWAKGHLVTLCEPQDYDRRLEKWDLSLLPILPEHYQFRVIAGEEPRLEALSRLLRRADVGRVILATDPGREGEVIGRLILEHAANQKPLYRFWTSQALSVDGVLEGMRRLRPIHEFNALNEAGLARLMADWLVGINGTRALTARAAHASFTWPLGRVKAPVVRMIAQRQQAIESFEPEPFWNLRARFLVDETLGYAGSWIGSSGREEQIAFLPENEQEQALQLEQGVSLERLEENTRIFDRFAAHRAINRACAYGLRLEKRKSGQRFFPRENSQGEPVRGLVKDVLSEHKQIPAPQLFHSAALLEQAYHHFGFPVEKTECLAQRLYQHYKLISYPRTASRVLPQNAVDQVLLVLRLLREDGLVFNPALVRVDAGQARLFNDKEIIEGHHAIIPTGVRPKDLSRDEARLYDLIARHFLAAFHPPFVYRSLQVLTEVGGEIFSSRKSALIEAGWKGFLQHQWKPAGEKEALETLKKGASVSLVFLVLTQGATSPPPPYNDATLIHDMTHVAKFVDDPELKKVLRRCAGIGTAATQGRILKEIVDAGYVMRRAKGRGLSLEPKGRALAEVLAEQDLLDPGTTGLWEARLERIAREEGGSRQAFLAEVRDFVVRMVDGIRTIPQARLDTARIIGPCPQCGDQVVERARSFCCRASSGCRFIFWKDRLAKLGKPSITAEEMHKLLAGGVILLSKLKGAKTRVFDTRGCLTKGEHGWTIRFLKEDEQPQPWPRSAPQPLGGAPAPEAFAASSGAQVPAAIEQAGQVLAIARESRVGEGARDCWCCDLPEPSAVQRPGACDPEVFALASHFLVARLEEHTRRDCSGLLAPLAARLAQRDHEGSSLRDFLDQQGELAAAGSWPQAFFRPQAVLEAAHRRLCGAWLARHGLQARIEEGQSARFWSAGGYQEATVISSLPEAGLYRLACPQNQDQARLLPWEEVFCPLCGRSGIAQTPQASGKEQRLWHSARAV; via the coding sequence ATGGACAAGGCCCTCATCCTCACCGAGAAAAGAAACGTGGCGCTTGATTTTCGCAACGCCCTGGAGCCGGCCGCCGTGCCCGGGGAGTTTCACATCGAGGGCGAGCGCTATCTGATCTTTTGGGCCAAGGGGCATCTGGTCACACTCTGCGAGCCGCAAGACTACGATCGGCGACTGGAAAAATGGGATCTCTCCCTTCTGCCGATTTTGCCCGAGCACTACCAATTTCGCGTGATCGCCGGCGAGGAGCCGCGCCTTGAGGCCTTAAGCCGGCTGCTGCGGCGTGCCGATGTCGGCCGGGTGATTCTTGCCACCGATCCGGGGCGCGAGGGCGAAGTCATCGGGCGGCTGATTCTGGAGCACGCCGCAAACCAAAAACCGCTCTATCGCTTCTGGACCTCGCAGGCGCTGAGCGTCGACGGGGTGCTTGAGGGCATGCGGCGCTTGCGTCCCATTCATGAATTCAACGCGCTCAACGAGGCGGGGCTGGCCCGGCTGATGGCCGATTGGCTGGTGGGCATCAATGGCACCCGGGCGCTGACCGCGCGGGCGGCGCACGCGAGCTTTACCTGGCCGCTCGGGCGGGTCAAGGCGCCGGTGGTGCGCATGATCGCCCAGCGTCAGCAGGCCATCGAGAGCTTTGAGCCAGAGCCCTTCTGGAATCTGCGCGCGCGCTTTCTGGTGGATGAAACCCTGGGCTACGCCGGGTCCTGGATCGGATCAAGCGGGCGTGAGGAACAGATCGCGTTTCTGCCGGAAAACGAGCAGGAGCAGGCCCTGCAGCTCGAACAGGGGGTGAGCCTGGAGCGGCTCGAGGAAAACACCCGCATCTTTGATCGCTTCGCGGCCCACCGCGCCATCAACCGCGCCTGTGCCTACGGGCTGCGTCTGGAGAAGCGCAAGAGCGGCCAGCGGTTTTTCCCGCGCGAGAATAGCCAGGGCGAGCCGGTGCGGGGCCTGGTCAAGGACGTGTTGTCCGAGCACAAGCAAATCCCCGCGCCGCAGCTGTTTCATTCCGCCGCGCTGCTCGAGCAGGCCTACCACCACTTCGGCTTTCCGGTGGAGAAGACCGAGTGCTTGGCGCAGCGGCTCTACCAGCACTACAAGCTCATCTCCTACCCCCGCACTGCCAGCCGGGTGCTGCCGCAAAACGCCGTGGACCAGGTGCTGTTGGTCCTGCGCCTGCTGCGGGAGGACGGCCTGGTCTTTAACCCTGCGCTCGTGCGGGTGGATGCCGGCCAAGCGCGGCTTTTCAACGACAAGGAGATCATCGAGGGCCACCACGCGATCATTCCGACCGGGGTGCGGCCCAAGGATCTCAGCCGCGATGAAGCAAGGCTCTACGATCTGATCGCGCGGCACTTTCTGGCCGCCTTTCATCCCCCCTTCGTCTATCGCTCCCTGCAGGTGTTGACCGAGGTGGGCGGCGAGATTTTCTCCTCGCGCAAGAGCGCCTTGATTGAGGCGGGCTGGAAAGGGTTTTTGCAGCATCAATGGAAGCCGGCCGGGGAAAAGGAGGCTCTTGAGACGCTCAAGAAAGGCGCGTCGGTCTCGCTGGTTTTCCTGGTCCTGACCCAGGGCGCGACCAGCCCGCCGCCACCCTACAACGACGCCACCCTGATTCACGACATGACGCACGTGGCCAAGTTTGTCGATGATCCGGAGCTCAAAAAAGTGCTGCGGCGCTGCGCGGGCATCGGCACCGCGGCAACCCAGGGGCGCATCCTCAAGGAGATCGTCGATGCCGGCTATGTGATGCGGCGCGCCAAGGGCCGCGGACTCTCCCTCGAGCCCAAGGGGCGCGCCCTGGCCGAGGTGCTGGCGGAACAAGACCTGCTGGACCCCGGTACCACGGGGCTCTGGGAGGCGCGCCTGGAGCGCATCGCGCGCGAGGAAGGCGGCAGTCGCCAGGCGTTTTTGGCCGAGGTGCGCGACTTTGTGGTGCGCATGGTCGATGGGATTCGCACCATCCCCCAGGCGCGGCTCGATACGGCGAGGATCATCGGCCCCTGCCCGCAGTGCGGGGATCAGGTGGTGGAGCGGGCGCGCAGCTTTTGCTGCCGCGCTAGCTCCGGGTGCCGGTTCATCTTCTGGAAGGATCGGCTCGCCAAGCTCGGCAAGCCAAGCATTACGGCAGAAGAGATGCACAAGCTGCTTGCCGGAGGCGTGATCCTTCTCTCCAAGCTCAAGGGCGCAAAAACCCGCGTGTTCGATACGAGGGGGTGTCTCACCAAGGGCGAACACGGCTGGACGATCCGGTTTCTCAAGGAAGATGAGCAGCCCCAACCCTGGCCGCGAAGCGCTCCCCAACCGCTGGGCGGCGCGCCCGCGCCCGAGGCTTTCGCCGCAAGTTCGGGCGCGCAAGTCCCGGCGGCAATCGAGCAGGCAGGCCAAGTCCTTGCGATTGCGCGGGAGAGCAGGGTGGGCGAGGGCGCGCGCGATTGCTGGTGCTGCGATCTGCCCGAGCCGTCAGCCGTGCAGCGCCCAGGAGCTTGCGACCCCGAAGTGTTCGCGCTTGCCAGCCACTTTCTGGTGGCGCGGCTTGAGGAGCATACCCGCCGCGACTGCTCGGGGTTGCTTGCCCCCTTGGCCGCCCGACTGGCGCAGCGCGATCACGAGGGAAGCTCCTTGCGCGATTTTCTGGACCAACAGGGCGAGCTTGCGGCGGCCGGGTCCTGGCCGCAAGCGTTTTTCCGGCCGCAAGCGGTGCTGGAGGCGGCCCACCGCAGGCTCTGTGGGGCGTGGCTTGCGCGCCACGGCTTGCAAGCGCGCATTGAAGAAGGCCAGAGCGCGAGGTTTTGGAGCGCGGGGGGCTACCAGGAGGCGACAGTGATTTCAAGCCTGCCCGAGGCGGGTCTCTATCGCCTGGCCTGCCCGCAAAATCAGGACCAGGCGCGCCTACTTCCCTGGGAAGAGGTCTTTTGCCCGCTCTGTGGGCGCTCCGGAATCGCGCAAACTCCGCAAGCATCAGGAAAGGAGCAGAGGCTATGGCACAGCGCACGCGCAGTTTGA
- a CDS encoding restriction endonuclease → MARKRTSPFEDLVEVASKLPWWACLSLAAVSFAVLHVVASRPPMPVAGPEQIGEAAARGLVATMAMFGKYILAFAFSLAALISAINSLRQKKLYQRVEARKGTQALNEMGWEDFERLVSEYYRRSGFQVAREGGRGPDGGIDLTLRKDKETYLVQCKQWKAYKVGVKPVREFYGVMASRGAAGGYFVTSGEYTEEAKGFVRGTNLELVDGRKLREMIDAARTPSLSVERRKEVAVARPATPSPACPKCGAEMARRIARRGAQTGREFWGCSRFPKCNGARQIEDQGEKEPAPLSDPPTPDAPTQSMPTTKPCPRCNEEMRLRQFQSGSRSGQYFYGCTTCKKGWPADHHSS, encoded by the coding sequence ATGGCTCGAAAAAGGACTAGCCCCTTCGAAGACCTGGTCGAGGTTGCCAGCAAGCTCCCGTGGTGGGCTTGCCTTTCCCTCGCCGCCGTCAGCTTCGCAGTGCTTCACGTGGTCGCTTCGCGGCCGCCAATGCCTGTGGCCGGGCCGGAGCAAATCGGCGAGGCGGCGGCGAGGGGCCTGGTTGCGACGATGGCGATGTTTGGCAAATACATTCTTGCCTTCGCCTTTTCGCTTGCTGCGCTAATCTCCGCCATCAACTCACTTCGGCAGAAGAAGCTGTACCAGCGGGTCGAAGCGCGCAAGGGCACCCAAGCCCTGAACGAGATGGGTTGGGAGGACTTTGAACGGCTCGTTTCCGAGTATTACCGGCGCTCTGGGTTCCAGGTCGCCCGGGAGGGAGGACGCGGCCCCGACGGCGGCATTGACCTGACCTTACGCAAAGACAAGGAGACTTATCTGGTCCAGTGCAAGCAGTGGAAGGCCTACAAGGTCGGCGTGAAGCCGGTTCGGGAGTTTTACGGAGTGATGGCCTCGCGGGGGGCCGCCGGGGGATACTTTGTCACCTCGGGTGAGTACACCGAAGAGGCGAAGGGTTTCGTCCGGGGGACGAATCTCGAACTTGTCGATGGGCGCAAGCTCCGCGAGATGATCGACGCTGCACGCACGCCGTCTTTGTCCGTGGAGAGGCGCAAGGAGGTCGCTGTAGCCCGACCCGCGACCCCATCTCCCGCCTGCCCGAAATGTGGCGCGGAGATGGCGAGGCGGATCGCTCGCCGAGGCGCCCAGACGGGGAGGGAGTTCTGGGGATGTTCGAGGTTCCCTAAGTGTAACGGCGCACGCCAGATCGAGGATCAAGGCGAGAAGGAACCGGCTCCTTTGTCGGATCCCCCAACACCCGATGCCCCAACTCAGTCAATGCCAACGACGAAGCCATGCCCCCGGTGCAATGAGGAGATGCGGCTCCGTCAGTTCCAGAGTGGTTCCCGGAGCGGCCAGTATTTCTACGGATGCACCACCTGCAAGAAAGGGTGGCCCGCAGATCACCATTCCTCATAA
- the tnpA gene encoding IS200/IS605 family transposase, whose product MAEYKITYKTNSNIVYSCKYHVVWCPKYRRDVLVDGADVRLRGIIQEVCRETSSEILELEIMPDSVHLQVEVDPQFGIHNVIKRIKGRSSRILRQEFRWCRTRLPSLWTNSYFVSTVGGAPLEVIKQYIEQQKSV is encoded by the coding sequence ATGGCTGAATACAAGATCACATACAAGACGAACAGCAATATCGTCTACTCTTGCAAATACCACGTCGTCTGGTGTCCGAAGTACCGCCGGGACGTTTTGGTGGACGGTGCCGATGTCCGGCTCAGGGGAATTATACAGGAGGTATGCAGAGAAACATCCAGCGAAATTCTGGAGCTCGAAATTATGCCGGATTCTGTCCACCTCCAGGTGGAGGTGGATCCGCAGTTCGGCATTCACAATGTGATCAAGCGGATCAAGGGGCGCTCCTCCCGAATCCTGCGCCAGGAGTTTCGCTGGTGCCGAACGCGCCTGCCGTCTCTTTGGACCAATAGCTATTTCGTCTCCACGGTCGGAGGCGCACCGCTCGAAGTGATCAAGCAGTATATCGAACAGCAAAAGAGCGTCTGA
- a CDS encoding phospholipase D-like domain-containing protein, with protein MLQAWSRCLLLLLVFLPLVAAPAAAAGLQDLLDPLLAAHPGKTGAYVLDKGEESLLARAWLADQAERSIEVQYFIWSSDNIGTLATESLLRAAERGVRVRVLVDDLLIDAPDEFLLALAAHPHIDIRIYNPLHQVGTSKKQRLWNVFSNFRGVNQRMHDKTFIVDGLVAITGGRNMADEYYDYDQQYNFRDRDLLLLGPAAAEMLGSFEQFWDSELAKPVQTLLADSRRRPDGTRIQAIYRDLHQYAANQENFAPEVRQALSDLPQKFAQLVAGLVWEPVRFISDVPGKNSGDQGLRGGGRTTSELAAALREARRQVTIQSPYLVLPEGGLELFGELVRRGVRVRIHTNSLLSTDNLAAFSGYSKQRRDLLRAGIEVYEFKPNPLIQRELIERYARLQKSAPIFAIHAKTLVIDGEELYIGTFNLDPRSAHLNTEVGVIIANRQLAGQVEAQIEREMHPDNSWNATEHPDRFAPLWKRLKLEGFKLLPLDNIL; from the coding sequence ATGCTTCAAGCCTGGTCCCGTTGCTTGCTGCTGTTGCTTGTGTTTTTACCTCTGGTGGCCGCGCCGGCCGCAGCTGCCGGCCTGCAGGACCTGCTCGACCCCCTGCTGGCCGCCCACCCCGGCAAGACCGGTGCCTATGTGCTCGACAAGGGCGAGGAGTCGCTGCTTGCCCGGGCCTGGCTTGCCGACCAGGCCGAGCGCAGCATCGAGGTGCAGTATTTCATCTGGAGCTCCGACAATATCGGGACCCTGGCCACCGAAAGCTTGCTGCGGGCGGCGGAGCGGGGAGTCCGGGTGCGGGTTCTGGTGGACGATCTTCTGATCGATGCTCCGGATGAATTTTTGCTGGCCTTGGCCGCCCATCCCCATATCGACATCCGCATCTACAACCCCCTGCACCAGGTCGGAACCTCGAAGAAGCAGCGGTTGTGGAACGTCTTCAGCAATTTCCGCGGCGTCAATCAGCGGATGCACGACAAGACCTTCATCGTCGATGGACTGGTGGCCATCACCGGTGGCCGCAACATGGCCGACGAGTATTACGACTACGATCAGCAGTACAACTTTCGCGACCGCGACCTGCTGCTGCTCGGCCCGGCGGCCGCAGAGATGCTCGGCAGCTTCGAGCAGTTCTGGGACAGCGAGTTGGCCAAGCCGGTGCAAACCCTGCTCGCCGATTCGCGCCGCCGGCCCGACGGGACGCGGATCCAGGCGATCTATCGGGACCTGCACCAGTATGCAGCCAACCAGGAGAACTTTGCTCCCGAGGTGCGCCAGGCCTTGAGCGATCTGCCGCAGAAATTCGCCCAATTGGTAGCGGGCCTGGTCTGGGAGCCGGTGCGCTTCATCAGCGATGTTCCCGGCAAGAACTCCGGAGACCAGGGTTTGCGGGGAGGCGGCCGGACCACCTCCGAGTTGGCGGCGGCGCTACGAGAGGCCCGGCGCCAGGTGACCATCCAGTCCCCCTACCTGGTGCTGCCGGAAGGGGGGCTTGAGCTGTTCGGCGAACTGGTGCGGCGCGGCGTCCGGGTGCGGATTCACACCAATTCCCTGCTCTCCACCGACAACCTGGCGGCCTTTAGCGGCTACAGCAAGCAGCGGCGAGACCTGCTGCGAGCCGGCATCGAGGTTTACGAATTCAAGCCCAACCCGCTCATCCAGAGGGAATTGATCGAGCGCTACGCTCGGCTGCAGAAGAGCGCCCCGATCTTTGCCATTCACGCCAAGACCCTGGTCATCGACGGTGAAGAGCTCTATATCGGCACCTTCAACCTCGACCCCCGCTCAGCCCATCTCAACACCGAGGTCGGGGTGATCATCGCCAATAGGCAGCTGGCCGGGCAGGTGGAAGCCCAGATCGAGCGCGAAATGCATCCCGACAACAGCTGGAATGCCACCGAGCACCCCGACCGATTCGCGCCGCTGTGGAAACGGCTCAAACTCGAAGGGTTCAAGCTGTTGCCTTTAGACAATATCCTGTGA
- a CDS encoding amidohydrolase family protein encodes MSLPATKTLNPCLGPAGIDRNRVLDMHCHVAGIGAGGSGAFISERLRRSWKYQVYLRAFGVSEKALRQDGDGLVVARIAQRLAASSQVGEAVVLALDGVVGADGELDPRRTETYIPNDFLAREAARHPNLHFGASVNPKRRDALARLERVKADGALLVKWLPAIQLIDPADVALTSFYRKLVELDLPLLTHAGHERSFTAAANHLGDPCRLHLPLRLGVRVIVAHAATSGRNQGQDNLRRLLPLFAAHPNLYADISSLTQANKLRFLPRVLKAGIDPARLLYGTDFPLIGTGLTSPLFSALRLPPRQTLALLGVANPWDQDVRLKLAHGVPPEIFTNARQLLLPCARTL; translated from the coding sequence ATGTCCCTGCCCGCAACCAAAACCCTCAACCCCTGCCTGGGCCCTGCCGGCATCGACCGGAACCGGGTGCTTGATATGCACTGCCATGTGGCCGGCATCGGCGCCGGCGGCAGCGGCGCCTTTATCTCCGAGCGACTGCGCCGTAGCTGGAAATACCAGGTTTACCTGCGCGCCTTTGGCGTCAGCGAGAAGGCTCTGCGCCAGGATGGGGATGGCCTGGTGGTGGCACGAATCGCTCAGCGCCTGGCCGCGTCCAGTCAGGTGGGGGAGGCGGTGGTGCTTGCACTGGACGGGGTGGTCGGAGCCGACGGCGAACTCGATCCCCGCCGCACCGAGACCTACATCCCCAACGATTTTCTGGCCCGGGAAGCGGCCCGACATCCGAATCTGCACTTTGGCGCCAGCGTCAACCCCAAGCGCAGGGATGCCCTGGCTCGTCTGGAGCGGGTCAAGGCCGATGGCGCCCTACTGGTCAAATGGCTGCCGGCCATTCAGCTCATCGACCCGGCCGATGTGGCCCTGACCTCCTTTTATCGAAAACTGGTGGAACTCGATCTGCCGCTGCTGACCCATGCCGGGCACGAGCGCTCCTTCACCGCCGCCGCCAATCACCTGGGCGATCCCTGCCGGCTGCATCTGCCGCTGCGCCTGGGGGTGCGGGTGATCGTTGCCCACGCCGCCACCAGCGGCCGCAACCAGGGGCAGGACAACCTGCGGCGGCTACTGCCGCTGTTTGCCGCCCACCCCAATCTCTATGCGGACATCTCCTCGCTGACCCAGGCCAACAAGCTGCGCTTCCTGCCCCGGGTGCTAAAAGCCGGCATCGACCCGGCGCGGCTGCTCTACGGTACGGATTTTCCCCTGATCGGCACCGGCCTGACCTCGCCGCTGTTTTCCGCCCTGCGCCTGCCCCCACGGCAGACGCTGGCGCTGCTCGGGGTGGCCAACCCCTGGGACCAGGACGTGCGGCTGAAGCTGGCCCACGGGGTGCCCCCGGAGATCTTCACCAACGCCCGTCAACTGCTGCTGCCTTGCGCGAGGACCCTATGA
- a CDS encoding acyl-[ACP]--phospholipid O-acyltransferase has translation MNTTATALPRPFAWLNLTQFFGALNDNLLKLLIIFFLIGLQGPEQAAAIAAKAGAVFVIPFLLFAPLAGILADRLSKSRIILAMKGAELLIALGAVAAFALASPAGLYGTLFLMAVQSALFGPAKYGVVPELVERRQLSRANSLLETLTYLAIILGCALAPLLVQATGSNYRLAAGACILVALAGLGAGRKIVQTPAAAAGVAAQAPLRQQLRETLSELRQDGYLMLAILGSAYFMFFGAFAQINLIPLGMQELGLTQEQSGYLFLVAALGIGAGSLLAGRLSGRNVEFGVVPIGAFGLAFSAGACYWLAGHLVPLLGAIFLLGLSAGLFLVPLHAFVQFRAPRERLGRILAAGSFLSWCGVLLASALAWLLSGPLGLSAVQALLALGLLTVGLSLVTLWILPDFLLRFIALVVIKLAYRIQVSGEQHVPTEGAALLVANHVTWIDALLLLATQQRRIRFIMHGDVFKVRLLQPLFRLMQVIPVYPRGSREERTQFLRSARQALDEGYLVCIFAEGMITRNGMLQPFKAGLEAIVKGSGHPIIPVYIGGAWGSLFSYVHGRLLTRLPASFPYPISVAFGAPMPATAQAAEVQQAVAELACDCFQRQLPRRTSLAAEFVRSARCNWRRRALADGSGRSLSFGQALSGALALAGQLRSRLDGQPKVGVLLPPSVGGALANLALSLLGRVPVNLNYTAAAPAVGSAIAQCDLSAVITSRAFLAKLAPLPLPAQVLCLEDLLPALGRGAKLWAWFKARLLPLALLLPGPRRQGGELATVIFSSGSTGEPKGVLLSQHNILSNLEAIRMVAATSPRDDVCSALPFFHALGFTATLWLPLVSGFSASYHVNPMDAAGIAALVRRQRSTLLLATPTFLATYMRRAEAQDFASLRLVVTGAEKLKSQLADAFAEKYGVRPLEGYGATELAPLITLNLPDVTRRSVHQRGQRSGSVGRAIPGVVLRVVDPDSLQPLPLGQQGLIQAKGPNLMLGYLNRPEQTAAAIVEGWYQTGDIGRIDREGFVFITDRLARFSKIGGEMVPHIRVEEAICQALGLYGSVLAVTALPDERKGEKLVVLYTEQAGEKGPLVQALKDAQLPNLWRPQAENFIKVDALPLLGSGKLDLGGLRKLAAAALG, from the coding sequence ATGAATACCACCGCAACCGCCCTGCCCAGACCCTTTGCCTGGCTCAACCTGACGCAGTTTTTCGGCGCCCTCAACGACAACCTGCTCAAGCTGCTGATCATTTTTTTCCTGATCGGCCTGCAAGGACCCGAACAGGCCGCCGCCATCGCCGCCAAGGCCGGTGCCGTGTTCGTCATTCCCTTTCTGCTGTTTGCTCCCTTGGCCGGGATTCTGGCCGACCGGTTGAGCAAGAGCCGCATCATCCTGGCCATGAAAGGGGCCGAGCTGCTCATCGCCCTGGGGGCGGTGGCCGCTTTCGCCCTGGCCAGCCCCGCCGGGCTTTATGGAACCCTGTTCCTGATGGCGGTGCAGAGCGCTCTGTTCGGCCCGGCCAAGTACGGCGTGGTGCCCGAACTGGTCGAGCGCCGCCAGCTCTCGCGTGCCAACAGTCTGCTCGAGACCCTGACCTATCTGGCGATCATCCTTGGTTGCGCCCTGGCGCCGCTGCTTGTGCAGGCGACCGGCTCCAACTACCGGCTGGCGGCCGGCGCCTGCATCCTGGTGGCCCTGGCCGGCCTGGGTGCGGGGCGCAAGATTGTCCAAACACCGGCGGCTGCAGCGGGTGTCGCCGCCCAGGCCCCCCTGCGCCAACAGCTGCGCGAAACCTTGAGCGAGCTGCGACAGGACGGCTACCTGATGCTGGCGATCCTCGGGTCGGCCTATTTCATGTTTTTCGGCGCCTTCGCCCAGATCAATCTGATCCCCCTGGGGATGCAGGAGCTGGGACTGACCCAGGAGCAAAGCGGTTACCTGTTCCTGGTTGCGGCCCTGGGCATCGGTGCCGGTTCGCTGCTGGCCGGGCGGCTGTCGGGCCGCAACGTGGAGTTCGGCGTCGTTCCCATCGGCGCCTTCGGCCTGGCTTTTAGTGCCGGGGCCTGTTACTGGCTGGCCGGGCACCTGGTGCCTTTGCTGGGCGCGATCTTTCTGCTCGGGCTAAGTGCCGGCCTGTTCCTGGTGCCGCTGCACGCCTTCGTCCAGTTTCGGGCTCCTCGCGAAAGGCTGGGGCGGATCCTGGCGGCGGGCAGCTTCCTGAGCTGGTGCGGGGTGCTGCTCGCCTCGGCGCTGGCCTGGCTGCTGAGCGGCCCCCTGGGGCTCTCGGCGGTGCAGGCGCTGCTCGCGCTGGGGCTACTCACCGTCGGCCTGAGCCTGGTGACCCTGTGGATTCTGCCCGATTTCCTGCTGCGCTTCATCGCCCTGGTGGTGATCAAGCTCGCCTACCGCATCCAGGTGAGCGGCGAGCAACACGTCCCCACCGAAGGAGCAGCGCTGCTGGTGGCCAATCATGTCACCTGGATCGATGCCCTGCTGCTGCTCGCCACCCAGCAGCGCCGCATCCGCTTCATCATGCACGGCGATGTGTTCAAGGTGCGGCTGCTGCAGCCCCTGTTTCGGCTGATGCAGGTCATTCCCGTCTATCCCCGGGGTAGCCGGGAAGAGCGCACGCAATTTCTGCGAAGCGCCCGCCAGGCGTTGGACGAGGGCTACCTGGTCTGCATCTTCGCCGAGGGGATGATCACCCGCAACGGCATGCTGCAGCCCTTTAAGGCCGGCCTGGAGGCGATCGTCAAGGGGAGCGGCCATCCGATCATTCCGGTCTACATCGGTGGGGCCTGGGGCAGCCTGTTCAGCTATGTGCATGGCCGGCTCCTGACCCGGCTGCCCGCCAGTTTCCCTTATCCGATCTCGGTGGCCTTCGGCGCCCCCATGCCCGCGACTGCCCAGGCCGCCGAGGTGCAGCAAGCGGTGGCGGAGCTCGCCTGTGACTGCTTCCAGCGGCAACTGCCCCGGCGCACCTCCCTGGCCGCCGAGTTCGTTCGCAGCGCCCGGTGTAACTGGCGGCGCCGGGCCCTGGCCGACGGCAGTGGGCGCTCCCTGAGCTTCGGCCAGGCCCTGAGCGGTGCCCTGGCCCTGGCCGGGCAGTTGCGCTCCCGTCTGGACGGCCAACCCAAGGTGGGGGTGCTGTTGCCCCCGTCCGTCGGCGGGGCTCTGGCCAACCTGGCGCTGTCGCTGTTGGGACGCGTGCCGGTCAATCTCAACTATACGGCGGCGGCCCCCGCGGTCGGCTCGGCCATCGCCCAGTGTGACCTGAGCGCGGTGATCACCAGCAGGGCCTTTCTGGCCAAGCTGGCGCCGCTGCCCCTGCCGGCGCAGGTTTTGTGTCTGGAGGACCTGCTGCCGGCCCTCGGCCGGGGCGCCAAGCTTTGGGCCTGGTTCAAGGCCCGGCTGCTGCCGCTGGCGCTGCTGCTGCCGGGGCCGCGGCGCCAGGGAGGCGAACTGGCCACGGTCATCTTCTCCTCGGGCAGTACCGGCGAGCCCAAGGGCGTGCTGCTGAGCCAGCACAATATCCTCTCCAACCTCGAAGCGATCCGCATGGTGGCGGCAACCAGCCCACGGGACGACGTCTGCAGCGCGCTGCCTTTCTTTCACGCCCTGGGCTTTACCGCCACTCTCTGGCTGCCCCTGGTGAGCGGTTTTTCCGCCAGCTACCACGTCAATCCCATGGATGCCGCGGGCATCGCCGCGCTGGTGCGCCGGCAGCGCTCGACCCTGCTGCTGGCCACACCGACCTTTCTGGCCACCTACATGCGCCGGGCCGAGGCGCAGGATTTCGCCAGCCTGCGTCTGGTGGTGACCGGCGCCGAGAAGCTCAAGAGCCAGCTGGCCGACGCTTTCGCCGAAAAATACGGGGTACGGCCGCTGGAAGGGTATGGCGCCACCGAACTAGCGCCCCTGATCACCCTGAACCTGCCCGACGTGACCCGACGCAGCGTGCATCAGAGAGGCCAGCGCTCCGGCAGTGTCGGCCGTGCGATTCCCGGTGTGGTGCTGCGGGTGGTCGATCCCGACAGCCTGCAGCCGCTGCCCCTGGGGCAGCAGGGGCTGATTCAGGCCAAGGGTCCCAACCTGATGCTCGGTTACCTGAACCGGCCGGAGCAGACCGCCGCAGCCATCGTCGAGGGCTGGTATCAAACCGGGGACATCGGCCGCATCGACCGCGAGGGCTTTGTGTTCATCACCGACCGGCTGGCCCGTTTCAGCAAAATCGGCGGGGAAATGGTTCCCCATATCCGGGTTGAGGAGGCGATCTGCCAGGCCCTGGGGCTCTATGGTTCGGTCCTGGCGGTGACGGCGCTGCCCGATGAGCGCAAGGGAGAGAAGCTGGTGGTGCTCTACACCGAGCAGGCGGGGGAGAAGGGGCCTCTGGTGCAGGCGCTCAAGGATGCGCAATTGCCCAACCTCTGGCGCCCGCAGGCGGAAAATTTCATCAAGGTCGATGCCCTGCCCCTGCTCGGCAGCGGCAAGCTCGATCTCGGCGGACTGCGCAAGCTGGCCGCGGCGGCCCTCGGGTAG